TGGATGCCCTTGGACTTTCTGTTTTCGTCGTTGAGACCGCTAAAGTCTGTGCCGTTGTCGGCCCACTGATCGAGGAAGAAACCGGAAATCTGCGGGTTGCTCTGGAAGGCGGTAATTTGGTCGTACTTGCTCTTGAGCGCAATGCGGTAAACATCGGCGTTGAACGATTCGAAGTTCGGCCAAATGGAGAGCTTGCTATCGTCGACGAACGTTTCCACAGACTTGAATTCGTTCTTGATGGCCTTCTGGCTCTTGACACTGCGAGGACCGGCGATGGTGGTTGCGCGCTTCGGGAAGAGCGTGTTGTTCTTGAGCGTCACCAAAACCTTGTTTTCGATGTCGTTCAAAATAGGTTCTTCTTCATCTTGGAAGTGGCTGTCGCCGAGACCCGTATCCGGAACCATGAGCTCCACATCTTCCTTGTCGAACATGTGGGCGAGGTAGTGCGTGTAAGCAGCGCTCGGGTTTTCGCGCGGGTTGATACGCATTGTGGCGTACTGCGAGATGCGGTCGATGGAGACCGGGATAATCTTACCCGTATCCTTGTGGAAGTTTGCTTCGTTGTCGAGGTAGATACTGTTGAAGTTGCTGATAGCCGGGCGGCAGGTGTCGATCGGGCTAATAGCGTTCAATAGCTTGTTACCGTTCTGGAGCATGAACGTTCCGTTTTCGGAACCGAGAATCCAGGCGGCGATACACGGATGGTTGTGCTGGTCGCGCACCATGTCGTTGATGAGCTTCTTCGTGATTTCGAGGCCCTGTGCGGTCGAACGCATCGTGTGGATCGGGAATTCCTGGAACACAAACAAACCGATTCTATCGCAGATGTCGAGAGCCGTGCTGCTGAGCGGAGCGCCGCAAGAACGGATGACGTTGAAGCCTGCAGCCTTCACTGCGTTCAAGTCCTTTTCGAGAGCCGGGTTCTGGTCCGTCCAGAGGCCGCCTTCGCTCCACTGCTGGTTGTAGCTCACGCCCATGAGCTTCACGATGGAGTCGTTGATGTAGTAGTCGCCCTTGAGGCAGTCGAACTTGCGGAAGCCGAAAGTCTTCACGACAGGGAAGGTGTATTCCGGAGCCTTGCCCTTAGCGCCCTTGATTTCGAGCTGCATTTCGATAGCGAACAGGTTCGGACGTTCCGGACTCCAGACGCACTTGTCCTTCTTCCAGTCCTTGATGCCAAGCAAGAACTTCTGCGTGGCGTTTTCCTTTTCGAGCTTGATGTCCTTGAAGAATTCGTAAACGTCGCCGTTCGGGTTCTTCATGAGGATGCGGAGACGGGACTGGTAACCACGCGGGTTGTTGAAGAATGCTTCGACAGAAACGCGTTCCTGGTCCATGTCCGGTTCGACGTGAATATCAGAAATGAATGCGGCGTTGCCGAGAATCAAGTCCACGTGACCGCAGATACCGCCATACGGATACTGCGACCAGGGGAGGCCAACCGGCATTTCTCCCGGGTGGGCGTAGCGGTCGTTTGCGCCTTCCTTGCTTTCACGACCGAAGTCGATGCGGCTGTTCGTTGCACCCATGTTAGCAACACGGATGCAGAGGATGTTTTCTTCGCCGAGCTTGATTGCCTTCTGCGTTTCAATGACAAAGGACGTGTAGGCGCCAAAGTGGTCGCCCAAAAGTTTACCGTTAAGCCAGATGGTGGCGTGCGTTGCAATCTTTTCAAAGCGGAGGAAAATGCGCTTTGTGACCTGCTTTTCGTCGTCAATCGTGAATCTCTTGAAATAGAATGCGCAGTCCTGGGCCATCAAAAGCTTGTCGAAAGCTCTTTCCCAGATGTGGGGAACGCTAACAGTCTGTGTTTTTTCAGGATACGTTGCATACCAACGATTGGAGATGCCGGTGTCTTCCG
The DNA window shown above is from Fibrobacter sp. UWB16 and carries:
- a CDS encoding glycoside hydrolase family 2 protein, with product MSKIISLDGDWQMIWDTEDTGISNRWYATYPEKTQTVSVPHIWERAFDKLLMAQDCAFYFKRFTIDDEKQVTKRIFLRFEKIATHATIWLNGKLLGDHFGAYTSFVIETQKAIKLGEENILCIRVANMGATNSRIDFGRESKEGANDRYAHPGEMPVGLPWSQYPYGGICGHVDLILGNAAFISDIHVEPDMDQERVSVEAFFNNPRGYQSRLRILMKNPNGDVYEFFKDIKLEKENATQKFLLGIKDWKKDKCVWSPERPNLFAIEMQLEIKGAKGKAPEYTFPVVKTFGFRKFDCLKGDYYINDSIVKLMGVSYNQQWSEGGLWTDQNPALEKDLNAVKAAGFNVIRSCGAPLSSTALDICDRIGLFVFQEFPIHTMRSTAQGLEITKKLINDMVRDQHNHPCIAAWILGSENGTFMLQNGNKLLNAISPIDTCRPAISNFNSIYLDNEANFHKDTGKIIPVSIDRISQYATMRINPRENPSAAYTHYLAHMFDKEDVELMVPDTGLGDSHFQDEEEPILNDIENKVLVTLKNNTLFPKRATTIAGPRSVKSQKAIKNEFKSVETFVDDSKLSIWPNFESFNADVYRIALKSKYDQITAFQSNPQISGFFLDQWADNGTDFSGLNDENRKSKGIQTFAREITAPSRVLISELEHVATPQSEVSFQLTLLNNSRLEDVEIEVSLIDAKEKVLNTQKVMPEEPAEKKTLTQLGICTLMAPRATGMYKIKLTLKDCGKEIHSSYEDLIVIEQADVKDAMSKVCFLDNYDESSDVLAALDGSEQIIFTANLSSWPDEILEKIIDVTKNGGKTLLLSDMTTEDIDLLNQSHNFESKIEAHWTTGANEFSLHYLPKDSPLLAVFGGNGVLDHNSASAMPGISLNELAGAKVYARSVTLKDGEIKTGVDLQLVPFGKGQIMFNQFSVIEGLETNALSDALFTAIVNLL